One Punica granatum isolate Tunisia-2019 chromosome 3, ASM765513v2, whole genome shotgun sequence genomic window carries:
- the LOC116200835 gene encoding uncharacterized protein LOC116200835 isoform X1 — MSSWRRVGRSLQALAAHTLLFSFTLLLILKLDNPSLFRSWWVVFSPLWLFHALVARGRFSLPAPALPHGRHWAPYHAVMATPLLVSFELLLCIYLDKSYVLNLKIVFLPLLAFELAILTDNIRMCRALMPGDDESMSDEAIWTTLPHFWVAISMVFFIAATTFTLLKLCGDVAALGWWDLFINFGIAECFSFLVCTKWYNPAIHSSSYTVETGSSSMTIRYLDWNRGLVVSADEDGGHGRICSLQDIGGHIMKIPLICFQILLFMRLEGTPPGAKKMPLLALFAPLLLLQGAGVIFAIYRLVENIAFLLHNGAYSPRYLIISSGIRDCFGFLHHGSRLLGWWSIDEGSQEERAQLFSTSSSGYNTFSPDVVKKMPKSELVEEIWRLQAALCEQTEITKYSQQEYERLQNEKILCRVCFEDQINMVLLPCRHHVLCSSCCEKCKRCPICRVPIEERVPVYDV; from the exons ATGAGCAGCTGGAGGAGAGTGGGAAGGTCCCTGCAGGCTCTCGCGGCCCACAccctcctcttctccttcaccCTCCTCCTCATTCTCAAGCTCGACAACCCCTCCCTCTTCCGTTCTTGGTG GGTCGTGTTTTCTCCTCTGTGGTTGTTTCACGCACTCGTAGCCCGAGGCAGGTTCTCTTTACCTGCTCCCGCATTGCCTCACGGTCGTCAT TGGGCTCCATATCATGCTGTCATGGCCACCCCATTGCTCGTCTCTTTTGAGCTCCTGCTCTGTATATACCTTGACAAGAGCTATG TTCTAAACTTGAAGATTGTCTTTCTTCCATTACTGGCATTTGAGCTTGCTATTTTGACGGACAATATCAG AATGTGCAGGGCTCTGATGCCAGGAGATGATGAGAGTATGAGTGATGAGGCGATATGGACAACCTTGCCT CACTTTTGGGTTGCAATATCAATGGTCTTCTTCATTGCTGCAACAACCTTCACTCTTCTAAAGCTTTGTG GGGATGTCGCTGCTCTTGGTTGGTGGGATCTATTCATAAATTTCGG AATTGCTGAGTGCTTTTCCTTTCTCGTCTGCACAAAGTGGTACAACCCAGCAATTCATAGTAGCTCTTACACTGTGGAAACGGGCTCTTCCTCGATGACGATAAGATACCTTGACTGGAACAGAGGCTTAGTCGTCTCTGCTGATGAAGACGGAGGACACGGCAGAATATGCAGCTTGCAGGATATTGGAGGCCACATAATGAAGATCCCATTGATTTGTTTCCAGATCCTTCTATTTATGCGCTTGGAG GGAACACCACCTGGTGCTAAGAAAATGCCTCTCTTGGCTCTGTTTGCTCCTCTCCTTTTGCTGCAAGGAGCTGGAGTCATTTTTGCGATCTACAGACTGGTGGAGAACATTGCATTTTTACTTCATAATGGAGCTTATTCACCCAGATACTTGATCATCTCATCGGGCATACGTGATTGTTTTGGTTTCTTGCACCATGGGTCTCG GTTGTTGGGTTGGTGGTCAATTGATGAAGGAAGCCAAGAGGAGCGAGCACAGCTATTTTCCACCAGCTCTTCTGG GTATAATACCTTTTCTCCTGATGTCGTGAAGAAAATGCCCAAATCAGAACTTGTTGAGGAG ATATGGAGGCTACAAGCTGCACTGTGTGAGCAGACAGAGATCACGAAATACAGCCAGCAGGAATACGAAAGGCTGCAAAAT GAAAAGATCCTATGCAGAGTTTGCTTTGAAGATCAGATTAACATGGTCCTTTTACCCTGCAGGCACCATGTCCTCTGTAG CTCATGCTGTGAGAAGTGTAAGAGATGCCCGATATGCCGTGTGCCTATAGAAGAGCGGGTGCCTGTATATGATGTATAG
- the LOC116200835 gene encoding uncharacterized protein LOC116200835 isoform X2: MATPLLVSFELLLCIYLDKSYVLNLKIVFLPLLAFELAILTDNIRMCRALMPGDDESMSDEAIWTTLPHFWVAISMVFFIAATTFTLLKLCGDVAALGWWDLFINFGIAECFSFLVCTKWYNPAIHSSSYTVETGSSSMTIRYLDWNRGLVVSADEDGGHGRICSLQDIGGHIMKIPLICFQILLFMRLEGTPPGAKKMPLLALFAPLLLLQGAGVIFAIYRLVENIAFLLHNGAYSPRYLIISSGIRDCFGFLHHGSRLLGWWSIDEGSQEERAQLFSTSSSGYNTFSPDVVKKMPKSELVEEIWRLQAALCEQTEITKYSQQEYERLQNEKILCRVCFEDQINMVLLPCRHHVLCSSCCEKCKRCPICRVPIEERVPVYDV; encoded by the exons ATGGCCACCCCATTGCTCGTCTCTTTTGAGCTCCTGCTCTGTATATACCTTGACAAGAGCTATG TTCTAAACTTGAAGATTGTCTTTCTTCCATTACTGGCATTTGAGCTTGCTATTTTGACGGACAATATCAG AATGTGCAGGGCTCTGATGCCAGGAGATGATGAGAGTATGAGTGATGAGGCGATATGGACAACCTTGCCT CACTTTTGGGTTGCAATATCAATGGTCTTCTTCATTGCTGCAACAACCTTCACTCTTCTAAAGCTTTGTG GGGATGTCGCTGCTCTTGGTTGGTGGGATCTATTCATAAATTTCGG AATTGCTGAGTGCTTTTCCTTTCTCGTCTGCACAAAGTGGTACAACCCAGCAATTCATAGTAGCTCTTACACTGTGGAAACGGGCTCTTCCTCGATGACGATAAGATACCTTGACTGGAACAGAGGCTTAGTCGTCTCTGCTGATGAAGACGGAGGACACGGCAGAATATGCAGCTTGCAGGATATTGGAGGCCACATAATGAAGATCCCATTGATTTGTTTCCAGATCCTTCTATTTATGCGCTTGGAG GGAACACCACCTGGTGCTAAGAAAATGCCTCTCTTGGCTCTGTTTGCTCCTCTCCTTTTGCTGCAAGGAGCTGGAGTCATTTTTGCGATCTACAGACTGGTGGAGAACATTGCATTTTTACTTCATAATGGAGCTTATTCACCCAGATACTTGATCATCTCATCGGGCATACGTGATTGTTTTGGTTTCTTGCACCATGGGTCTCG GTTGTTGGGTTGGTGGTCAATTGATGAAGGAAGCCAAGAGGAGCGAGCACAGCTATTTTCCACCAGCTCTTCTGG GTATAATACCTTTTCTCCTGATGTCGTGAAGAAAATGCCCAAATCAGAACTTGTTGAGGAG ATATGGAGGCTACAAGCTGCACTGTGTGAGCAGACAGAGATCACGAAATACAGCCAGCAGGAATACGAAAGGCTGCAAAAT GAAAAGATCCTATGCAGAGTTTGCTTTGAAGATCAGATTAACATGGTCCTTTTACCCTGCAGGCACCATGTCCTCTGTAG CTCATGCTGTGAGAAGTGTAAGAGATGCCCGATATGCCGTGTGCCTATAGAAGAGCGGGTGCCTGTATATGATGTATAG
- the LOC116202057 gene encoding leucoanthocyanidin reductase-like produces MTLPTPANNTKGRLLIVGATGLIGCYLAEASIDSGHPTYILVRPGSGFSPCKANTIKFLQEKGAIVIRGLVNDKELMEKILKEHKIEIVISAVGGESILDQLALVEAMKAVGTIKRFLPSEFGHDVDRANPVEPGLRMYQEKRRIRRMIEEYKLPYTYICCNSIASWPYYDNNHPSEVVPPLDQFQIYGDGSVKAYFVAGSDIGKFTMKAVDDVRTLNMSIHFRPACNFYNMNELASLWESKIGRTLPRITVSEDDLLGAAAENVIPQSVVASFTHDIFIKGCQIDFLIDGPNEAEVSTLYPDESFRTLDECFDEFVVKIKKTVDNEGIKAPNAMVEPIAITATCG; encoded by the exons ATGACGCTTCCTACCCCAGCCAACAACACCAAGGGCCGACTCCTCATTGTCGGGGCGACAGGTCTCATTGGCTGCTATCTAGCTGAGGCGAGCATCGACTCGGGTCATCCCACTTACATTCTCGTTAGGCCCGGCTCAGGGTTCAGCCCCTGCAAGGCCAACACCATCAAGTTTCTCCAAGAAAAAGGCGCCATTGTCATACGG GGTCTAGTAAATGACAAGGAGCTGATGGAGAAAATACTCAAGGAGCACAAGATAGAGATAGTAATATCGGCCGTCGGGGGAGAAAGCATTTTGGACCAGCTTGCCCTAGTGGAAGCCATGAAAGCAGTTGGCACCATCAAA AGATTCTTGCCATCGGAGTTCGGGCATGATGTGGATAGAGCTAATCCGGTGGAGCCGGGCCTGAGGATGTACCAGGAGAAGCGCAGGATCAGACGCATGATCGAGGAGTACAAGCTGCCGTACACCTATATCTGCTGCAACTCCATTGCCTCTTGGCCCTACTACGACAACAATCACCCTTCAGAGGTTGTCCCGCCGTTAGATCAGTTCCAAATCTACGGTGATGGCAGTGTCAAAG CGTACTTCGTGGCCGGGTCCGACATCGGGAAGTTCACGATGAAGGCAGTGGACGATGTGCGTACGCTCAACATGTCGATCCATTTCAGACCGGCTTGCAACTTCTACAACATGAATGAGCTCGCATCCCTCTGGGAGTCGAAGATCGGTCGCACCCTTCCCCGCATTACCGTTTCAGAAGACGACCTCCTTGGTGCTGCTGCTG AGAATGTTATTCCACAAAGCGTAGTTGCCTCATTCACGCATGATATATTCATAAAAGGCTGCCAGATTGATTTCTTGATTGACGGGCCGAATGAAGCTGAGGTGAGCACTCTGTACCCTGACGAATCATTCAGGACGCTGGACGAGTGTTTCGACGAGTTTGTTGTCAAGATCAAGAAGACGGTGGATAATGAAGGGATCAAGGCCCCGAACGCAATGGTTGAACCGATAGCGATCACTGCAACATGCGGTTGA
- the LOC116200834 gene encoding zinc finger BED domain-containing protein RICESLEEPER 2-like, with protein sequence MSSENNLEVNLESSGKENPLFTINEDDDVIELIGDEIKDTVTGAQAGTSTGKRKRRLTSPVWHFYERLAEKTIDGKSRCKCKKCGAIFISDSQYGTGNLKRHSEKCVRKDTRDVGQLLMNHDISLRNATFDPERFRELLIAAMIMHDLPLAFVEYAGIRSVFSYLRESVSVISRNTARADVLKVYKKEKSRIKCLLEEASGRICLTSDLWTSIATDGYLSLTAHFIDKNWILQKRILNFSLMPPPHTGVALCNKITSLLAEWGIEGRLFSITLDNASANDTFVGLLRSHLNLNYALLAKGEFFHQRCCAHIINLIVQDGLKEIDVAVDKVRESVKYVKGSQVRKEKFLECVRLMSLNPKKGLRQDVPTRWNSTFLMLESAFYYRRAFCHLELSDSNYTNCPTSLEWQKIEKIKKFLGVFFEITNLFSGSKYPTANLYFPSIFKAYVMLKEYSDGTDEDLRAMSLRMLMKFEKYWSEFSVILSIAVILDPRYKLEFVDWSYRKLYGSQSSEFQTVRDKLFSLYEEYTTHQKVNRTSALQEKVASNLDQESESVDMLEEFDDYADNVYSASSKKSELEKYLDETRSDRKTDLDILEYWKLNSQRYPTVARMTRDILSIPVSTVASEAAFSCGGRVLDQYRSSLKPDLVEALMCSRDWLYGLTDSCGISMDQITEDVMNLNISEEPSTQGSNTVVN encoded by the exons ATGAGTTCAGAAAATAATTTGGAGGTGAACCTGGAATCCTCTGGGAAGGAAAATCCTTTATTCACAATaaatgaagatgatgatgtaaTTGAGCTCATTGGAGATGAGATCAAAGACACTGTAACAGGAGCTCAGGCAGGGACATCGACGGGCAAGCGAAAAAGAAGGCTTACCTCACCTGTGTGGCACTTTTATGAGAGGTTGGCAGAAAAGACGATTGATGGTAAGAGTCGTTGTAAGTGCAAGAAGTGCGGCGCTATTTTTATTTCTGATAGTCAATATGGGACTGGAAATCTGAAAAGGCATAGTGAAAAATGCGTTCGTAAGGATACACGAGATGTTGGTCAGTTGCTCATGAACCATGATATTTCTTTGAGAAATGCTACATTTGATCCTGAACGCTTTCGTGAGTTATTGATTGCTGCCATGATTATGCATGATCTGCCTCTTGCCTTCGTGGAGTATGCTGGAATTAGATCTGTGTTCTCATATTTGCGTGAGTCGGTCTCTGTTATATCTCGAAACACTGCAAGGGCTGATGTGTTGAAAGTTTATAAGAAAGAGAAGTCACGGATTAAATGCTTGCTTGAGGAAGCTAGTGGTAGGATTTGTTTGACATCTGATTTGTGGACCTCGATTGCTACTGATGGGTATCTCTCTTTGACTGCACATTTTATTGACAAAAATTGGATTTTGCAAAAGAGGATTCTGAATTTCTCCCTGATGCCACCTCCACATACCGGTGTGGCATTGTGCAATAAGATTACCTCTTTGTTAGCTGAGTGGGGTATTGAGGGAAGATTATTTTCTATTACTTTGGACAATGCCTCTGCCAATGACACTTTCGTGGGCTTGTTGAGATCGcatttaaatttgaattatgCACTCCTAGCCAAAGGTGAATTCTTCCATCAACGATGTTGTGCCcacataattaatttgattgtgCAAGATGGACTAAAAGAGATTGATGTTGCAGTCGACAAAGTGCGGGAGAGTGTCAAGTATGTTAAGGGGTCTcaagttagaaaagaaaagtttctTGAATGTGTGAGACTCATGTCTTTGAATCCGAAGAAAGGCTTGAGGCAAGATGTCCCTACTCGTTGGAATTCAACCTTTCTTATGCTTGAAAGTGCATTTTATTATCGCCGTGCATTTTGCCACCTAGAGTTAAGTGATTCAAATTATACAAATTGTCCTACCTCATTGGAATGGCAGAAGATTGAGAAGATAAAGAAGTTCTTGGGGGTTTTCTTTGAGATTACGAACTTATTTTCTGGAAGTAAGTATCCGACTGCAAATCTATActttccttccattttcaaAGCATATGTAATGCTCAAGGAGTATAGTGATGGGACAGATGAAGATCTGAGAGCAATGTCGTTGAGGATGcttatgaaatttgaaaaatactGGTCTGAATTTTCTGTGATTTTATCGATTGCGGTGATATTGGACCCTAGGTATAAACTTGAGTTTGTGGATTGGAGTTACAGAAAGTTGTATGGTAGTCAATCTTCAGAATTTCAGACTGTTCGAGACAAATTATTCTCATTGTATGAAGAATACACAACACATCAAAAGGTGAATCGAACATCTGCATTACAAGAGAAAGTGGCGTCAAATCTTGATCAAGAGTCAGAATCCGTAGATATGCTAGag gAGTTCGATGATTATGCTGATAATGTGTATTCAGCGTCTTCGAAAAAGTCTGAGTTAGAAAAGTACTTAGATGAGACAAGGAGTGATAGAAAGACGGACTTGGACATTCTTGAGTATTGGAAGCTTAACTCCCAACGATATCCGACGGTTGCAAGGATGACTCGTGATATTTTGAGTATTCCCGTATCCACGGTTGCCTCTGAAGCAGCATTCAGCTGCGGAGGTCGTGTTCTCGATCAGTATCGGAGTTCTTTGAAACCCGACCTTGTGGAAGCACTCATGTGCTCTCGAGATTGGCTTTATGGATTAACTG ATAGTTGTGGGATTTCCATGGATCAAATTACAGAGGATGTGATGAACTTAAATATTAGTGAGGAGCCATCAACTCAAGGGTCTAATACCGTGGTTAATTAA